A single Flavobacterium sp. 1 DNA region contains:
- a CDS encoding M48 family metallopeptidase: MKKYLSILSVGFCIIGLIFSCAQNPFTGQKSLNFVSNSQLFPSSFQQYNTFLKENKVISDTEEAQRVANVGTKIKSAAERWLKANGYSEYLNGYQWEYKLVENKEVNAWCLPGGKIVVYSGILPVTRDDAGLATVLGHEVSHALANHGAQRMSASQLQELGAVGLAVATGSKSAEQQQMWQQYYGIGSEVGVMLPFSRSFENEADKIGLTLMAIAGYNPELAITFWERMSATGSGNKPPEFLSTHPADGTRIANLKRLIPEAKAEALKFGVIYK; the protein is encoded by the coding sequence ATGAAAAAATACTTATCAATATTAAGTGTCGGATTTTGTATAATCGGATTGATTTTTTCCTGCGCCCAAAACCCGTTTACAGGACAAAAGAGCTTGAATTTTGTGTCTAACAGCCAATTGTTTCCGTCCTCATTTCAACAATATAATACTTTTCTAAAAGAGAACAAAGTCATTTCAGATACCGAAGAAGCACAACGAGTTGCAAACGTTGGGACAAAAATAAAGTCGGCTGCTGAGCGCTGGCTGAAAGCTAATGGATATTCGGAATATTTAAATGGCTATCAGTGGGAATATAAGCTGGTAGAAAATAAAGAAGTAAATGCCTGGTGTCTTCCTGGCGGTAAAATTGTAGTTTATTCAGGGATTTTGCCAGTGACTAGAGATGATGCGGGTCTGGCTACTGTATTGGGGCATGAAGTGTCTCACGCATTAGCCAATCACGGTGCTCAAAGAATGAGCGCTTCGCAGCTACAGGAACTTGGAGCGGTAGGTCTAGCTGTGGCAACAGGCAGCAAGAGCGCTGAACAGCAGCAAATGTGGCAACAGTATTATGGAATTGGATCTGAAGTTGGCGTAATGCTTCCTTTCAGCAGAAGTTTTGAGAATGAAGCTGACAAAATAGGACTGACACTTATGGCAATAGCGGGCTATAATCCTGAACTGGCTATAACGTTTTGGGAAAGAATGTCTGCAACAGGCAGCGGTAATAAACCGCCTGAATTTTTGAGTACGCATCCTGCCGATGGAACAAGAATTGCTAATTTAAAAAGATTAATTCCAGAGGCTAAAGCTGAGGCATTAAAGTTTGGCGTCATTTATAAATAG
- a CDS encoding GAF domain-containing protein, giving the protein MSIPTFTKSPFKTLISFHKLIKNLEDIASADVDYRSNYAKALLKEVAPYPEFRDGIDDLNFIKKHETLIHNLLADLFPTALTHNEIKAISIPFQNITFNYSERFKKILQDAGVTFDMEIRDFEEDQFYIFNCILILNAYYHQHFDFNKPLFYDIPNASGIINHYRILYNADFIEVIPNQHISPLSQSEIDLLMDNYDNITLWKEKFPAESWILKGFGIITLIDVTRENAISNLKSNLLKTESSQTNSTLSFESIFRSIFKISDLRIGLIIYNEEQEKFTNPSKEEKEIKSFILNEFEEIDCNNSIYGCSLETILEKKKSMIISDVEQFSKISGNEILGQHLLEQNIRSCIFAPVTKGETILGIIELVSAKPKELNTVNATNLDLVLPYLIDTMERYKIDMQHQIEAIIQREYTAIHSSVYWKFKREALKYYQTNSPNKDYIFKEIIFKEVYPLYGQIDIKGSSEHRNQTVKEDLRNQLYTLIQLFENQKTNESLVLLEQRIFELQSFYEELDAPLKADTEQQIQNYIETEIHPILRNTKMDAESETVRQNYFESLDEKTGMFYHYRKKFDNTMSIINKKLAVILDKKQIEAQQIYPHYYERFKTDGVEHNLYIGASITPTKPFDNLYLQNLRLWQLQTLCEMEIEHHQLKATLPYELDVTSLILVFSSPISIRFRMDEKRFDVDGTYNARYEVVKKRIDKANIKGSKERITQKEKITIVYSHNSEQNEYLKYIKYLQHKKILEPAIEQFEVEELQGVSGLRAIRVKVINTNLSNYSQDNTHNDLVNELN; this is encoded by the coding sequence ATGAGCATTCCTACATTTACTAAAAGCCCATTCAAAACTCTGATTTCATTTCATAAACTGATTAAAAATTTAGAGGACATTGCTTCTGCCGATGTGGATTATCGGTCGAATTATGCCAAAGCATTACTGAAAGAAGTAGCGCCTTACCCAGAATTCAGAGATGGAATTGATGATTTAAACTTTATAAAAAAACACGAAACTTTAATACACAATTTACTTGCCGATCTCTTCCCTACTGCATTAACACATAACGAAATTAAAGCAATTAGTATTCCATTTCAGAATATCACTTTCAATTATTCAGAAAGATTTAAAAAGATTCTTCAGGATGCAGGAGTGACATTTGATATGGAAATACGTGATTTTGAAGAGGATCAGTTTTACATTTTCAACTGCATTTTGATTTTAAATGCTTATTATCATCAGCATTTTGATTTTAATAAGCCTTTATTCTATGATATTCCAAATGCGTCTGGCATTATAAACCATTACCGTATTTTGTACAATGCCGATTTTATAGAAGTTATCCCAAACCAACATATATCACCACTTTCTCAAAGTGAAATTGATCTTTTGATGGATAATTATGATAACATTACGTTGTGGAAAGAAAAATTCCCTGCGGAAAGCTGGATTCTAAAAGGTTTCGGAATAATTACTCTGATCGATGTTACAAGAGAAAATGCCATATCCAACCTAAAAAGCAACCTTTTAAAAACAGAATCATCACAAACTAACTCAACATTGAGTTTTGAATCTATTTTTAGGTCTATTTTTAAAATTTCGGATTTAAGAATTGGACTGATAATATACAATGAAGAACAGGAAAAATTCACAAACCCATCAAAAGAAGAGAAAGAAATTAAAAGTTTTATCTTGAATGAATTCGAAGAAATAGATTGTAATAACAGCATTTACGGCTGTTCGCTGGAAACTATTTTGGAGAAAAAAAAATCAATGATAATCTCTGATGTTGAACAATTTTCAAAAATTTCCGGAAATGAAATTCTTGGACAGCATTTGCTGGAGCAAAATATAAGGAGCTGTATTTTTGCGCCTGTAACAAAAGGCGAAACCATACTGGGAATTATAGAATTAGTTTCTGCAAAACCTAAGGAACTCAATACTGTAAATGCAACAAATTTAGATTTGGTTCTACCTTATCTGATTGATACAATGGAACGCTATAAAATCGATATGCAGCATCAGATTGAAGCCATTATACAAAGAGAATATACTGCCATTCATTCAAGCGTGTATTGGAAATTCAAACGGGAAGCGCTCAAATATTACCAAACGAACAGTCCCAATAAAGATTATATTTTTAAAGAAATTATATTTAAGGAAGTTTATCCGCTATATGGACAAATTGACATTAAAGGCTCATCCGAACATCGGAATCAAACGGTAAAAGAGGATTTAAGAAACCAATTGTACACGCTTATACAGCTTTTTGAAAACCAAAAAACCAATGAAAGCCTCGTTTTATTGGAACAACGGATATTCGAATTGCAGTCTTTTTATGAAGAACTTGATGCACCGTTAAAAGCCGATACGGAACAACAAATTCAGAATTATATTGAGACTGAAATTCATCCAATTCTGAGAAACACCAAAATGGATGCTGAAAGCGAAACGGTAAGGCAAAACTATTTTGAAAGCCTGGACGAAAAAACAGGAATGTTCTATCATTACCGCAAGAAATTTGACAACACAATGTCTATCATCAATAAAAAACTGGCTGTAATTTTGGATAAAAAACAAATCGAAGCCCAACAAATCTATCCTCATTATTACGAACGTTTTAAAACCGATGGAGTCGAACACAACCTGTACATTGGCGCATCAATTACACCGACAAAACCTTTTGACAACCTTTATCTGCAAAATTTAAGATTATGGCAGCTGCAGACTTTGTGCGAAATGGAAATAGAACACCATCAGCTCAAAGCTACTTTGCCGTATGAATTGGACGTAACATCGCTGATTTTAGTTTTCAGTTCTCCTATTTCAATACGTTTCAGAATGGATGAAAAACGATTTGATGTAGACGGCACCTACAATGCCCGTTACGAAGTGGTCAAAAAACGCATCGATAAAGCCAATATAAAAGGAAGCAAAGAGCGAATCACCCAAAAAGAAAAAATCACGATTGTCTATTCTCATAATTCCGAACAAAACGAATACTTAAAATACATCAAATACCTGCAGCACAAAAAAATATTAGAACCAGCCATTGAACAATTTGAAGTCGAAGAACTTCAAGGAGTATCCGGATTAAGAGCAATCCGGGTAAAAGTAATCAATACCAATCTCAGCAATTACTCACAGGACAATACCCATAATGATTTAGTAAACGAACTGAATTAA
- a CDS encoding Pycsar system effector family protein, translating to MAFVNQVQDFVANLMESKLSGLYTYHNLNHTAGVVNSVNSLCDEEKVSPSDREVLLIAAWFHDTGYTKGCADHEDSSVEIASQFLQKKEKSEEYIAKVSGLIKATAKDFVPKTLLEQIIKDADYYHILDNDYVYNCEGLRKEWENVEGKSFTEMEWMKENEFFLSKIHRFYTPHAIEHWQPLKEKNIKRLQKKIKKMNQNLPKGDKTKGKEEKPERGIDTLFRVTLGNHTRLSGIADSKANILLSVNAIIISIALSTLIPKLDSPKNVHLVVPTFIMLMSSVITIVFAILSTRPKVTKGVFTKKDIEDKKVNLLFFGNFYKMPLEDYKWAMNEMMKDREYLYNSMIKDLYYLGVVLEKKYRLLRIAYNIFMIGIVLSVIAFVIAFKTI from the coding sequence ATGGCTTTTGTAAATCAGGTTCAGGACTTTGTCGCAAATTTAATGGAAAGCAAACTTTCGGGTTTATATACGTACCATAATTTAAACCATACAGCGGGTGTTGTTAACTCCGTGAACAGCTTATGTGATGAGGAAAAAGTATCCCCTTCGGATAGAGAAGTTTTGTTGATAGCGGCATGGTTTCACGATACAGGTTATACAAAAGGCTGTGCAGACCACGAAGATTCCAGTGTTGAAATTGCATCTCAATTTTTACAAAAAAAAGAAAAATCCGAAGAGTATATTGCAAAAGTTTCGGGTTTAATCAAGGCAACAGCTAAGGATTTTGTGCCTAAAACGCTTTTGGAACAAATAATAAAGGATGCTGATTACTATCATATTCTAGATAATGATTATGTTTATAACTGTGAAGGTTTGAGAAAAGAGTGGGAGAATGTTGAAGGAAAATCATTCACAGAGATGGAATGGATGAAGGAGAATGAATTCTTTTTGTCAAAAATTCATCGGTTTTATACGCCGCATGCAATTGAACATTGGCAGCCTTTAAAGGAAAAAAACATAAAACGGCTTCAAAAAAAAATAAAAAAGATGAATCAGAACTTACCAAAAGGAGATAAAACAAAAGGGAAGGAAGAAAAACCAGAGCGGGGCATTGACACATTGTTTCGGGTTACTTTGGGCAACCATACCCGTTTGAGCGGTATTGCTGATAGTAAGGCCAATATTCTGCTTTCGGTAAATGCAATTATTATTTCGATAGCGCTTTCCACATTGATTCCAAAATTAGACAGCCCCAAAAACGTCCATCTGGTTGTCCCTACATTTATCATGCTGATGTCTAGTGTGATAACTATTGTTTTTGCCATTCTTTCGACACGGCCAAAAGTAACTAAAGGCGTTTTTACCAAAAAAGATATTGAAGACAAAAAAGTGAATCTTCTTTTCTTTGGAAATTTTTACAAAATGCCTTTGGAGGATTATAAATGGGCTATGAACGAAATGATGAAAGACAGGGAATACCTTTATAATTCTATGATTAAGGACTTGTATTACTTAGGAGTCGTTTTGGAGAAAAAATACCGATTATTGCGAATTGCCTATAATATCTTCATGATAGGAATCGTACTCTCTGTAATTGCTTTTGTAATCGCTTTCAAAACAATATAA
- a CDS encoding metallophosphoesterase gives MGLFSKNCFIKRNAFNFAVIVVILTMQSCATHRAQYGKNTENDIAQNTSDTSQIAHTFFLVGDTGNADEQKAQETLALLQKRLENSNKKSTLLFLGDNIYPKGFPSSVNPNEAASAENKLTNQLQLSKNFKGKTIFIPGNHDWYNGIAGLERQAKFITNYLNDKKAFLPQKNCGIEDLKIDKNCTLITIDSQWFLEDWDKYPTINDDCTIKTREDFFDELASLLNKNQDKTVIIALHHPLMSNGSHGGQYSLDKELFPLEQKIPLPGIGSAVNLIRKTSGINPQDIQNKVYLNFTKRVKTLLQNQRNVIVVSGHDHNLQYLDRNNIRQIISGAGSKSESAKAVNPTDFSYGGNGYATLTVYRNGETKVAFYGNENHQEKLLLEQTIIKVRDTTVPKNLSKQFTETTRTSIYSNEMTQKSIFHKFLFGQHYREYYSLPIDAKTATLDTLFGGVKPTREGGGHQSKSLRLADANGKEYVMRALKKSTSRFLQSVVFKDQFVLNQFDDTYAEGFLFDFYTTSHPYTPLAVGNLADKIGVAHTNPALYYIPKEPILGSFNYNFGDELYLVEEQLTGNQKDVKSFGKPLDIISTDDVMKNMHKDEKYTIDEPAYIKARLFDMLIGDWDRHSDQWRWGEYKENGKIVYKPIPRDRDQAFTKYDGALLSLLMNMPALRHQQSFKEDIKNVKWLNREPYPQDIAFLKTADEKEWIAQAKYIQEHLSDADIDGAFVNLPKEVQDGTIEDIKRKLKIRKTKLQDYAKEYFRVLQKTVLIVGTDKKDKFTITHTSPNHTEIAVYRLKNSGDELLYTKNFTADKTKNIWIYGLDDDDVFEVKGDYKSSIIIRLIGGQNKDSYTVENGQKIKIYDFKSKPNGYTLDPKTKTFLTDDYEPNFYNYEKIKYNAFSGFPFGGYNPDDGIKLGFVATYTVNKFNQYPYTQRHVLKANYLFATSGYEFTYNGYFPKTIGKWDFDLESKFTSPNFTINYFGYGNETVNNDKVNGMDYNRVRLRTLNAAPSIKKIGRYGSEVNFAATFEKIRVEETTDRYINIPGTVNPSVFDNQQYAGVMAKYSFENYDLPSLPTMGFGFSVAGSWKMNVQETKVNFPALDAKINFNHKIDANGLLVLATILKSKVLFNNNFEFYQGATLGGDYNLRGFRNERFLGKSSFYQSTDLRWNIGKIKKSVIPMSYGILGGYDYGRVWLDGEDSRKWHQSIGGGIWINGLNVITGRITYFKGTDDRARVAFGLGYGF, from the coding sequence ATGGGATTGTTTTCAAAAAATTGTTTCATAAAAAGGAATGCTTTCAATTTTGCCGTCATTGTTGTAATACTGACGATGCAGTCTTGTGCCACACATCGTGCTCAGTATGGCAAAAATACCGAAAATGATATCGCTCAAAACACATCGGATACCTCACAAATTGCCCATACCTTTTTCTTGGTTGGCGATACCGGAAATGCTGACGAACAAAAAGCACAGGAAACATTGGCATTACTCCAAAAAAGGTTAGAAAATTCAAATAAAAAAAGTACCTTATTATTTCTTGGCGACAATATTTATCCCAAAGGATTTCCAAGCAGTGTTAATCCAAACGAAGCTGCATCTGCCGAAAATAAACTCACTAATCAGCTGCAATTATCCAAAAACTTCAAAGGAAAAACTATTTTCATTCCCGGAAATCACGACTGGTACAACGGAATTGCCGGATTGGAACGCCAGGCAAAATTTATAACCAATTATCTAAATGACAAAAAAGCTTTTTTACCCCAAAAAAACTGTGGCATCGAAGACTTAAAAATTGACAAAAACTGTACTTTGATCACTATCGACAGCCAGTGGTTTCTAGAAGATTGGGACAAATACCCGACCATAAATGACGATTGCACAATCAAGACCCGTGAAGATTTTTTTGATGAACTGGCAAGTCTGCTGAATAAAAATCAGGACAAAACAGTAATCATTGCCCTTCACCATCCGTTAATGAGCAATGGTTCTCACGGCGGGCAATATTCATTGGATAAAGAACTTTTTCCATTGGAACAAAAAATCCCATTGCCTGGTATTGGTTCTGCGGTTAATCTGATTCGAAAAACATCGGGCATTAATCCCCAGGACATACAAAACAAGGTCTATCTCAATTTTACAAAACGGGTGAAAACACTTTTGCAAAACCAGAGAAATGTTATTGTGGTTTCGGGTCATGATCATAATTTGCAGTATCTGGACAGAAATAATATCAGACAAATCATTAGCGGTGCAGGTTCAAAATCAGAATCAGCAAAGGCTGTAAATCCAACCGATTTTTCATACGGAGGCAATGGCTATGCAACATTGACAGTCTACAGAAACGGCGAGACCAAAGTAGCCTTTTATGGCAATGAAAACCATCAGGAAAAATTGCTTTTGGAACAAACCATTATCAAAGTCCGGGATACAACTGTTCCAAAAAATTTATCGAAACAATTTACCGAAACGACCCGAACCTCCATTTATTCTAATGAAATGACCCAAAAAAGCATCTTTCATAAATTCCTTTTTGGACAGCATTACCGAGAATATTACAGCTTGCCCATTGACGCAAAAACAGCTACATTGGACACGCTTTTTGGCGGTGTCAAACCCACAAGAGAGGGTGGCGGACACCAATCAAAATCATTGCGTCTGGCAGATGCCAACGGAAAAGAATATGTGATGCGTGCCCTGAAAAAAAGCACTTCGCGTTTTCTTCAGTCTGTGGTGTTCAAAGATCAGTTTGTTTTAAATCAGTTTGATGATACGTATGCCGAAGGTTTTCTATTTGATTTTTATACCACCTCCCACCCTTACACTCCCTTGGCTGTTGGGAATCTAGCGGACAAAATTGGGGTAGCTCATACCAATCCAGCTTTATATTATATCCCAAAAGAACCTATTTTGGGAAGCTTCAATTATAATTTTGGCGATGAATTATATCTGGTTGAAGAACAGCTGACCGGCAATCAAAAAGATGTAAAAAGTTTTGGAAAACCATTAGACATTATCAGTACAGATGATGTCATGAAAAATATGCATAAAGATGAAAAATACACCATCGATGAACCTGCTTACATCAAAGCCCGATTGTTTGATATGCTCATTGGTGATTGGGACAGACACAGCGATCAATGGCGCTGGGGCGAATACAAAGAGAACGGAAAAATAGTGTACAAGCCCATTCCGAGAGATAGAGATCAAGCCTTTACTAAATATGACGGGGCATTGCTTTCCCTTTTAATGAATATGCCTGCTTTACGCCATCAGCAAAGTTTCAAAGAAGACATCAAAAATGTAAAATGGCTCAACCGTGAACCATATCCACAAGACATTGCTTTCCTGAAAACTGCTGATGAAAAAGAATGGATTGCACAGGCAAAATACATTCAGGAACATCTTTCGGATGCCGATATTGACGGTGCTTTTGTTAATTTACCCAAAGAAGTTCAGGACGGAACGATTGAAGACATTAAACGTAAATTAAAAATTCGGAAAACCAAACTTCAGGACTATGCCAAAGAATATTTCCGGGTTCTGCAGAAAACAGTTTTGATTGTCGGAACAGACAAAAAGGACAAATTTACCATTACCCATACTTCACCAAATCATACTGAAATAGCAGTTTACAGGCTTAAAAACAGTGGTGATGAATTGCTTTACACTAAAAATTTTACTGCCGATAAAACCAAAAATATTTGGATTTATGGTCTGGATGACGACGATGTGTTTGAAGTAAAAGGAGATTATAAATCATCGATAATAATACGATTAATAGGCGGTCAAAATAAAGATTCCTATACAGTTGAAAACGGCCAAAAAATAAAAATATATGATTTTAAATCCAAACCGAACGGTTATACTTTAGATCCTAAAACCAAAACCTTTTTGACAGATGATTACGAGCCTAATTTTTACAATTATGAAAAAATAAAATACAATGCTTTTTCAGGGTTTCCATTTGGAGGCTACAATCCGGACGATGGCATAAAACTAGGTTTCGTTGCCACTTACACTGTCAATAAATTCAATCAGTATCCATACACCCAAAGGCACGTGCTGAAAGCGAATTACTTGTTTGCCACGAGTGGTTATGAGTTCACGTATAATGGTTATTTTCCGAAAACTATCGGTAAATGGGATTTTGATTTAGAGTCTAAATTCACAAGCCCGAACTTCACCATCAATTATTTTGGTTACGGAAATGAAACCGTAAACAATGACAAGGTTAATGGAATGGATTACAACAGAGTCCGCCTGAGAACGCTAAATGCAGCACCCTCAATTAAAAAAATAGGGCGCTATGGAAGTGAAGTTAATTTTGCTGCAACTTTCGAAAAAATAAGAGTCGAAGAAACTACCGACCGCTATATCAATATTCCAGGGACAGTAAACCCAAGTGTTTTTGATAATCAACAATATGCTGGAGTTATGGCCAAATACAGTTTTGAAAATTATGATCTTCCCTCGCTTCCTACTATGGGATTTGGATTTTCGGTGGCGGGAAGCTGGAAAATGAATGTTCAGGAAACGAAAGTTAATTTTCCGGCATTGGATGCAAAAATTAATTTCAATCATAAAATTGATGCAAATGGGCTGCTCGTTTTGGCTACAATTCTAAAATCAAAAGTATTGTTTAATAATAATTTCGAGTTTTATCAAGGGGCGACTTTGGGTGGTGATTATAATTTGAGAGGTTTCAGAAACGAAAGATTCTTAGGGAAATCTTCTTTCTACCAAAGCACTGATCTACGCTGGAATATCGGAAAAATTAAAAAAAGTGTCATACCAATGTCCTACGGAATTTTAGGAGGTTATGATTACGGAAGAGTTTGGCTCGATGGCGAGGACTCCCGCAAATGGCATCAGTCCATTGGTGGCGGAATATGGATAAACGGTCTCAATGTAATTACCGGGCGAATTACCTATTTCAAAGGTACCGATGATCGAGCCAGAGTTGCTTTTGGTTTAGGGTATGGATTTTAG
- a CDS encoding M56 family metallopeptidase — MIPYILYTALILSACLAFYKLLLQKETFFHLNRFVLLGCMILAFILPLLPVPQQLSLRKVAVENHIPLAKAAVDKSQAIELKSPPVQEVIVEQTKQTFDVEMLLQWLVYLYWFGVLIFALNFLVQACVLFYRAYSLSAIQDGKFRIVEITGDKAPCSFANNIFINPEKYEWETYTQILQHEKIHIEQKHTIDLLLSEVVLIFQWFNPFAWQWRKALESNLEFLTDNEMLQQDTVEKESYQFSLLKVAAPHFPLSLTTNYNQSLIKKRIIMMNSKKSSVHTTWKYFFLLPLLILFVCLFNQPAAQGQTLNLNEEPKEQSNTQNGMETEGSWFAVIKGNTVNIQFRSGEENNSSTTFQLSELKGLTKDVKGEFTLTREAGTMNFEGKFEGNNGMGTYKFTADKKFSAAMAQEGVTVADETDIMVFFMVNVKVSYVKMLKKNGYKNIDKDQLIPLVSLDANEEYINSIKQAGIPNFDLDDLIPFKSMGIDKAFIDEIRQAGYNNITADNIIALKSQGINGKFITDFHNSTNGNHDDETGDNIIAFKSLNIDAAFIDSFKKMGYNDLSNDDLMAFKSLNITPAYISEFEKVGYNNLKPDDLMAFKSLNITPAYIDEFEKVGYTNLKPDDLMALKSLNITPKYIGEFEKIGYKNIKPDDLFALKSQNITPDLINEYKALGFNDLNIDNVIGAKSMGVSPAFIKSMKDKGHNFKTLEKYMELKAVVGVN, encoded by the coding sequence ATGATACCTTATATTTTGTACACAGCGCTTATTCTTTCTGCTTGTCTTGCATTTTATAAACTGCTTTTGCAGAAAGAAACTTTCTTTCATTTAAACAGGTTTGTCTTGCTTGGCTGCATGATTTTGGCTTTTATTCTGCCATTGCTTCCAGTTCCTCAGCAATTGTCGTTAAGGAAAGTTGCTGTGGAAAATCACATTCCTTTGGCGAAAGCGGCTGTTGACAAAAGTCAGGCGATCGAACTAAAATCACCGCCAGTGCAGGAAGTCATTGTTGAACAGACAAAACAGACATTTGATGTAGAGATGTTGCTGCAATGGCTGGTTTATTTGTATTGGTTTGGCGTACTGATATTTGCGCTTAATTTTTTGGTGCAGGCTTGTGTGCTATTCTATAGGGCGTATTCGTTATCGGCGATTCAGGACGGGAAATTCCGAATTGTCGAAATAACCGGCGATAAAGCTCCTTGTTCATTTGCCAATAATATTTTCATTAACCCAGAGAAATACGAGTGGGAAACGTATACCCAGATTTTGCAGCATGAAAAAATTCATATTGAGCAAAAGCATACTATTGACCTTTTACTTTCGGAGGTTGTTCTTATTTTTCAGTGGTTTAATCCTTTTGCATGGCAATGGAGAAAAGCATTGGAGAGCAATCTTGAATTTTTGACTGATAATGAAATGCTGCAGCAGGACACTGTTGAAAAAGAGAGTTATCAGTTTAGCCTGCTCAAAGTAGCAGCGCCCCATTTTCCGTTGAGTCTTACAACTAATTATAATCAATCATTAATCAAAAAACGAATCATTATGATGAATTCAAAAAAATCAAGCGTTCACACAACTTGGAAATATTTTTTCCTGTTGCCTTTATTGATTTTGTTCGTCTGTCTTTTTAATCAGCCGGCAGCGCAAGGACAAACTTTAAATTTAAATGAAGAGCCTAAAGAGCAGTCAAACACTCAGAATGGAATGGAAACAGAAGGTAGCTGGTTTGCTGTTATCAAAGGGAATACTGTAAATATTCAATTTAGAAGCGGTGAGGAAAATAATTCGTCAACTACTTTTCAGTTGAGTGAATTAAAAGGACTTACAAAGGACGTGAAAGGTGAGTTTACATTGACGCGCGAAGCAGGAACCATGAATTTTGAAGGAAAATTTGAAGGGAACAACGGAATGGGAACTTATAAATTTACTGCTGACAAAAAATTCAGCGCAGCAATGGCTCAAGAAGGTGTTACCGTTGCAGATGAAACTGATATTATGGTTTTCTTTATGGTAAACGTGAAAGTTTCGTATGTAAAAATGCTGAAGAAAAACGGATACAAAAATATTGACAAAGATCAATTGATTCCGTTGGTTTCTTTGGATGCCAATGAGGAGTATATTAATTCGATCAAGCAGGCTGGTATTCCTAATTTTGATTTGGACGATTTGATTCCTTTTAAATCAATGGGCATTGATAAAGCTTTTATAGATGAAATACGCCAAGCGGGCTACAATAATATTACCGCGGATAATATTATTGCATTGAAATCTCAAGGTATTAATGGCAAATTTATTACTGATTTTCATAATTCGACTAATGGCAATCATGATGATGAAACAGGGGACAATATCATTGCATTTAAGTCTTTGAATATCGATGCGGCATTTATTGATTCGTTTAAAAAAATGGGATATAATGATCTTTCGAACGATGATCTTATGGCTTTTAAATCTTTAAATATTACTCCAGCATATATCAGTGAGTTTGAAAAGGTAGGTTATAACAATCTCAAACCTGATGATCTTATGGCTTTTAAATCTTTAAATATTACTCCAGCATATATCGATGAATTTGAAAAGGTAGGTTATACCAATCTCAAACCTGATGATCTTATGGCTTTGAAATCTTTAAATATTACTCCAAAATATATAGGTGAATTTGAAAAGATAGGTTATAAAAATATTAAGCCTGATGACTTGTTTGCCTTGAAATCACAGAATATAACTCCAGATTTAATAAATGAATACAAAGCTTTAGGTTTTAATGATTTGAATATAGATAATGTTATCGGCGCAAAATCAATGGGAGTTTCTCCTGCTTTTATTAAATCCATGAAAGATAAGGGACATAACTTTAAAACCCTTGAAAAGTATATGGAATTGAAAGCAGTTGTTGGTGTCAATTAA
- a CDS encoding BlaI/MecI/CopY family transcriptional regulator gives MIKLAKREEQIMQVFWDLNKAFIRDIIPLLPDPKPHYNSVATIVKILEEKGFLNHETTGNMHCFFPVISREEYQQFALKDIVSQYFDNSYPRMLAFFAKEQKLTENELDEIVNIIKKDKV, from the coding sequence ATGATAAAACTAGCTAAACGAGAAGAACAGATTATGCAGGTCTTTTGGGATTTGAACAAAGCCTTTATTAGGGATATAATTCCATTGCTGCCAGACCCAAAACCGCATTATAACAGTGTGGCGACAATTGTGAAGATACTTGAGGAAAAAGGGTTTCTGAATCATGAAACGACAGGGAATATGCATTGCTTTTTTCCGGTTATCAGCAGGGAAGAGTATCAGCAGTTTGCACTGAAGGATATCGTTAGCCAGTATTTTGATAATTCGTATCCTAGAATGCTTGCTTTTTTTGCAAAAGAGCAAAAGCTTACCGAAAATGAACTAGATGAAATTGTAAATATCATTAAAAAAGATAAAGTATGA